A region from the Vulpes lagopus strain Blue_001 chromosome 5, ASM1834538v1, whole genome shotgun sequence genome encodes:
- the CD63 gene encoding CD63 antigen, with the protein MAVEGGMKCVKFLLYVLLLAFCACAVGLIAVGVGAQLVLSQTIVQGATPGSLLPVVIIAVGAFLFLVAFVGCCGACKENYCLMITFAIFLSLIMLVEVAAAIAGYVFRDKVMSEFNKDFREQMKNYQKNNHTASILDRMQEDFKCCGAANYTDWQTVSLMPKGQVPDSCCINVTKDCGISFNVKNIYSEGCVEKIGGWLRSNVLVVAAAALGIAFVEVLGIVFACCLVKSIRSGYEVM; encoded by the exons ATGGCGGTGGAAGGAGGAATGAAGTGTGTCAAGTTCCTGCTCTACGTCCTGCTGCTGGCCTTCTGC GCCTGTGCGGTGGGGCTCATCGCCGTGGGTGTAGGGGCCCAGCTGGTCCTGAGTCAGACCATTGTCCAGGGGGCCACTCCTGGCTCCCTGTTGCCTGTGGTCATCATCGCAGTGGGCGCCTTCCTCTTCCTGGTGGCCTTTGTGGGCTGCTGTGGGGCCTGCAAGGAGAACTACTGTCTTATGATCACG TTTGCCATCTTCCTGTCTCTTATCATGCTGGTGGAGGTGGCCGCAGCCATCGCTGGCTATGTGTTTAGAGACAAG GTGATGTCAGAGTTTAATAAGGACTTCCGGGAGCAGATGAAGAATTATCAGAAAAACAACCACACGGCTTCGATCCTGGACAGGATGCAGGAGGAT TTTAAGTGCTGCGGGGCCGCTAACTACACAGACTGGCAGACCGTCTCTCTCATGCCCAAGGGCCAGGTCCCTGACTCCTGCTGCATCAATGTCACGAAGGACTGTGGGATTTCTTTCAACGTGAAGAATATCTACTCTGAG GGCTGCGTGGAGAAGATTGGGGGCTGGCTGAGAAGCAATGTGCTGGTGGTGGCTGCAGCAGCCCTGGGCATTGCCTTCGTGGAG GTACTGGGAATTGTCTTCGCCTGCTGCCTCGTGAAGAGTATCCGAAGTGGCTATGAAGTCATGTAG
- the GDF11 gene encoding growth/differentiation factor 11 yields the protein MVLAAPLLLGFLLLALELRPRGEAAEGPAAAAAAAAAAAAAAGAGGERSSRPAPSAAPEPDGCPVCVWRQHSRELRLESIKSQILSKLRLKEAPNISREVVKQLLPKAPPLQQILDLHDFQGDALQPEDFLEEDEYHATTETVISMAQETDPAVQTDGSPLCCHFHFSPKVMFTKVLKAQLWVYLRPVPRPATVYLQILRLKPLTGEGTAGGGGGGRRHIRIRSLKIELHSRSGHWQSIDFKQVLHSWFRQPQSNWGIEINAFDPSGTDLAVTSLGPGAEGLHPFMELRVLENTKRSRRNLGLDCDEHSSESRCCRYPLTVDFEAFGWDWIIAPKRYKANYCSGQCEYMFMQKYPHTHLVQQANPRGSAGPCCTPTKMSPINMLYFNDKQQIIYGKIPGMVVDRCGCS from the exons atgGTGCTCGCGGCCCCGCTGctgctgggcttcctgctcctcGCCCTGGAGCTGCGGCCCCGGGGGGAGGCGGCCGAgggccccgcggcggcggcggcggcggcggcggcggcggcggcggcggcgggggccgggggggagcGCTCGAGCCGGCCGGCCCCGTCCGCGGCGCCGGAGCCCGACGGCTGCCCCGTGTGCGTGTGGCGGCAGCACAGCCGCGAGCTGCGCCTGGAGAGCATCAAGTCGCAGATCCTGAGCAAACTGCGGCTCAAGGAGGCGCCCAATATCAGCCGCGAGGTGGTGAAGCAGCTGCTGCCCAAGGCGCCGCCGCTGCAGCAGATCCTGGACCTGCACGACTTCCAGGGCGACGCGCTGCAGCCcgaggacttcctggaggaggacgAGTACCACGCCACCACCGAGACTGTCATCAGCATGGCCCAGGAGA CGGACCCTGCGGTGCAGACAGACGGCAGCCCTCTCTGCTGCCATTTCCACTTCAGCCCCAAGGTGATGTTCACAAAGGTACTGAAGGCCCAGCTGTGGGTGTATCTACGGCCCGTGCCCCGCCCAGCCACAGTCTACCTGCAGATCTTGCGACTAAAACCCCTAACTGGGGAAGGgactgcagggggagggggcggaggccGGCGTCACATCCGTATCCGCTCACTCAAGATTGAGCTGCACTCCCGCTCAGGCCACTGGCAGAGCATTGACTTCAAGCAAGTGCTACACAGCTGGTTCCGACAGCCACAGAGCAACTGGGGCATCGAGATCAACGCCTTTGATCCCAGTGGCACGGACTTGGCTGTCACCTCCCTGGGGCCGGGAGCTGAGgggctg catCCTTTCATGGAGCTTCGGGTCCTAGAGAACACAAAACGGTCCCGGCGGAATCTGGGTCTGGACTGTGATGAGCACTCGAGTGAGTCTCGCTGCTGCCGATACCCCCTCACTGTGGACTTTGAAGCTTTTGGCTGGGACTGGATCATCGCGCCTAAACGATACAAGGCCAACTACTGCTCCGGCCAGTGCGAGTACATGTTCATGCAAAAGTATCCGCACACCCACTTGGTGCAACAGGCTAATCCAAGAGGCTCTGCTGGGCCCTGCTGTACTCCCACCAAGATGTCCCCAATCAACATGCTCTACTTCAATGACAAGCAGCAGATTATCTACGGCAAGATCCCTGGCATGGTGGTGGATCGCTGTGGCTGTTCCTAA
- the RDH5 gene encoding retinol dehydrogenase 5: MWLPLLLGVLLWAVLWWLRDQQSLPARDAFVFITGCDSGFGRLLALRLDQRGFRVLASCLTPAGAEDLQRVASSRLHTTLLDVTEPQSVQRAAKWVETHVGEAGLFGLVNNAGVAGIIGPTPWLTQDDFHRVLNVNTLGPIRVTLALLPLLQQARGRVVNISSVLGRLAANGGGYCVSKFGLEAFSDSLRRDVAHFGVRVSIVEPGFFRTPVTNLEHLENTLQECWARLPPSTQAHYGEAFLPKYLQVQQHIMSLICDPDLTKVSRCLEHALTARYPRTRYSPGWDAKLLWLPASYLPASLVDAVLTWVLPKPAQAVY; the protein is encoded by the exons ATGTGGCTGCCTCTGCTGCTGGGAGTCTTGCTCTGGGCAGTGCTGTGGTGGCTCAGGGACCAGCAGAGCCTGCCTGCCAGGGATGCTTTCGTCTTCATCACCGGCTGTGACTCAGGCTTCGGGCGGCTTCTGGCACTGAGACTGGACCAGAGAGGCTTCCGAGTCCTGGCCAGCTGCCTGACCCCCGCAGGGGCAGAGGACCTACAGCGGGTGGCCTCCTCCCGCCTCCACACCACCCTGCTTGATGTCACTGAGCCCCAAAGTGTCCAGCGGGCAGCCAAGTGGGTGGAAACACATGTCGGGGAAGCAG GGCTTTTTGGTCTGGTGAATAACGCTGGTGTGGCAGGGATCATTGGGCCCACCCCGTGGCTCACACAGGATGATTTCCATCGGGTGCTTAATGTGAATACGCTGGGTCCCATCAGGGTCACCCTTGCCCTGCTGCCCCTCCTACAGCAGGCCCGGGGCCGAGTGGTCAACATCAGCAGTGTCCTGGGCCGCCTGGCAGCCAATGGTGGTGGCTACTGTGTCTCCAAGTTTGGCCTGGAGGCCTTCTCTGATAGCCTCAG GCGGGATGTGGCTCATTTTGGGGTCCGAGTCTCCATCGTGGAGCCCGGCTTCTTCCGAACCCCTGTGACAAACCTGGAGCATTTGGAGAACACACTGCAGGAGTGCTGGGCACGGCTACCTCCCAGCACACAGGCCCACTATGGGGAGGCCTTTCTCCCCAAGT ACTTGCAAGTGCAGCAGCACATCATGAGCCTGATCTGTGACCCAGACCTGACCAAGGTGAGCAGGTGCCTGGAACATGCCCTGACTGCTCGTTACCCCAGAACCCGGTACAGCCCAGGCTGGGATGCCAAGCTGCTCTGGCTGCCAGCCTCCTACCTGCCAGCCAGCCTGGTGGATGCTGTGCTCACCTGGGTCCTTCCCAAGCCTGCCCAGGCAGTCTACTGA